A region of the Dasypus novemcinctus isolate mDasNov1 chromosome X, mDasNov1.1.hap2, whole genome shotgun sequence genome:
ttaattgcaggcttacaaaagcagctagcatttttcttttctttttttttttcctctctccctcttttacTTTCATAGAGTTATCCAATTCAAAAGTTATTAAACTTTAACTGCACCAATGTATTAATGTAGCTATCCAGATCCAATTAGAAATACCATGGAAACAGAACAGAACATTAACATTGCTAAGTTTTTCCATGGCTTCAGCAGTTAAACTAATTCCATTTGTTATgtcttttacaaaacaaattcaattgcaagatagtattgaaaTTTAAAGGCTCATTTTTAGATTACATTTCAGTGTCATCCAATTTATACTGTGGCCAGCAATGCTGCAATAGAAggaactcattttcttttttttttttaagagggtcCCCTCCGAATTTAGACTAATGTTCTAAAACACAACCTAAAGAAGACATAGCTGGCACATCCTGAGAGTTTCCCATGGCTAGGCAACACCAACAATAGTCACAAAGACAGAACATTAAGAACAAGAGCTCCTCAAAATCAACAGGCTCCCCAACTTCAAAGCAAAAATATGATTTATCAACAGGTGAACCCCAAGTCTGAGACCACAGATAATGAGACTCAAATCCAGCAGGTCCATATACACCTTCTCAGATCAACTCAAAATTCAACAGTCCTCTTGGCATGAGCAGACCGACAAAGCTAATCCATTAGTCTCCTCAGTGTGAGCAGACTGAAAAACCAACCCAATAGTCTCCTTGGCAGGAGCAGATCAACAAAGTTAAAGTAAGCACAGTTCAGAACAGACAAAAGAATTTCATACACTTACCTAGCACAGGGAAAGACCCAGCTTCAGAATCACTTTCACACAAAGCTCTCAATGTCCGCCGCCCATGACAGAAACCTCACCCGCAATCTCCAGTCTTGTTTCTCCAGGGAAgcccctgggcagctgctaggcATGAAGCTGAGGGATCCAGGCAAGCCCTGCAGTCAACAAGACATAGATTGGGGATACTCTGGGGGTTGCATTCCAGAGCAGTGTGGCTCCTGGCTGGCTTGTCAAATTTTGTTACTGTAAGCAAGGCTATTTTCATTAGAAGGACCCACCCAATCCAGCGCTACAAGGGAAAAACAcatctctcagtgagaaggtgatttattgtgagtGGACAAGCGAGGAACTGGGGGAgtcttcccaaaaccagttcaaagtaaGAATGGGAGTTAGCATTTTTATAGGCAAAAGAGAGGGATAGGGGAGAAGAAAAACGTGATGCAGGGGTTTTGTGAGGAGGGTATGTGCAATTTTTCAGTCCTGCATTGTGTCAAAGACATTAAATTTGTCCTTGGTTTCAGCAGCTAATTAACCACAGGTCTTCATGACAACTTTCTCAGCCAACTGCTCAAAGATATCAAGCTTTTTATCTCAGAGAAAAGCTACAGATTTACTGGGCCATAAGGTGCTCCTAACACCATTCTGTCCGGTTTTGCTTTGCCACATTATCTTATTCTTGTAAGCAAAATTGAGGaggtctggttaatatccttcagggaactaagtgcaaagagtaaacttcgaaaattagattaatagaaaaccagctcaattagttttagaattttcagagctgcttaagtgaagaaattttttaatggtttttattcaagtatatcattcatacatgaacatatataaataataagtgtaatGCATCTCTGACAGCCCTGGAGCAGTTAatgtctgctgctaaggtttccactatagatgcaagaaaaagaagtcctcGCGCTTTCTTTttgtctggttgtggcagccaagattgaatgggggaatacTGGAAATCCTAAAaacagggaaggggaaataatctttgcaactcaaATGAACTTAAAAACGGCAAatgggtgggggcagtgggggtgaatggtgacctcatattttttgaatgtaatattttttaaaaatgaattgaaaaaataaaaaattaaaaaattaaaaaaattaaaaaacggCAAATAACCTTTTTACTCCACAAAAGGAGTCTGAGGTTTGAATTTACGTGAGAAGTGTTGGACAATGATGTTCCCTACACTCATGCCTTCTGGTAAAGCTTTAACAActttgaaaggttaaaaaaaaaactggattaAAAGCAAGCCAGCAGTTCTTCCCTTTGGTCCTGGAATGATCCTGGACTTTGTGTGAACACTGAATTGGACTTTTAAATCTGTTTTTCAGTCTTAGGTAACAGAAAGTTTTGCAACGATGGGACAAACGAGCTCATATCTATCATTCCACTCCAGCAGTAATGAGACACTGGAATAAGACCACCTAGAAGGATAATGAACGGGAAGaggcatctttttatttttgagcacCTGTAGGTTGGCAGAAAAATCCTGCAAAAAGCAGCATAGAACTCTCCTATACCCTCTCACAGTTcttcctattaacattttgcattagtgatggtacatgaaaaaaataaaataaaataagtgtatagtaaaaattgtgaacttataaaataaacatgcataacatcatacggggggtcccatacatcaccccaccaatgacacctggcattgttgtgaaatatttgttacaaactatgcaagagcattgtcaaaatattactactatagtCCGTGTCTTAtaattggtgtattttcccccaacccatcctattatttttttatatatctttttattacggaggttgtgaacttacaaaacaatcatgcatagaaTCCCTATACAacacccttcaccaacataccacactatagtggaacatttgttacagattgtgagttaatatcatcagactattaccaccaaccatggtccatagcatatatttgcacactttttccataccaccccccattatcaacacagtacatctttggcatagatgcatgaatattacagtattgctgttaaccacagtccataggttactccaattgtagttttcccatgcttttccacattcccaccaccctgcaatagtgacgtaaATCTGCTCTAACTCACAGAAGAACAGTcagtcttgcatctgtaccatcaaccacaattctcctccacctctgggtttaATGTGCTATTCAGtcactagattattctctagctttctttcaatgaCTTTCAATTACATCCCTAGAcaacccttttcagccacattcccatttttaaaacagctgctacttactataatgtgttaccgtcaactctacatttccaccttttacagtcaagttaaataaaacgtctacatacactaagcatcagtagtccatctcagcccttctcatctcctaataacctatactctaggttttgaCTCTATGCATTTATtgtgtatttagttcataataaggAGACCatgcactatttgtccttttgcgtctggcttactTAAgataagaaattttaataagcacattttccagttATCAAAATGGAGAAAGGCAAGAGAAGCACTGCCAAATGCCATTCCACTTTTAAGGAGCATTCAGGAGGCCCAGTCCAGTGACTCCTGCTCCCCATTGGTCGGAACTGGGTCACATGATCgccagagcagcaagggaaaatgGGAAATTGCCCACTAGACACAGATCCGCCCCAAATCAAATCTTGTCCTTTCTGCCCTGGTGCACTCACCCTCTTCCCCTGCAAGTCTTTCCGCTCCAGGAGCTGTCCATTTCCAGCAACTACCAAAAGCCTGGATGAGGCAGGCGGGTCAGCCTCCAAGGCCTCGAAGAGGCCCTCGTCAAACGTTTCCCAAAGTCTTCCAGTTTAAAATCCATACacacgcgcgcgcgcacacacacacaccgacCCGGGCAAGGTAGGCAGAGGCGCCGCAGGACACGGGGCCTGCCCGCTGGCGGCGTACCCGCTAGGGGCCCTCCTCGGCGCGCACGTGCTGgtggggcagaggggcgggcCGGGACTTGACCTCGCGCTCACCCCAGGGCAGCGCCAGGGTGCCTGCAGGGGGTAGCGGAGGGAGAGCTCCGCGCATGCCTACAAGCCCCCTCCCCAACCCTGCGCTTCAGGCGAGGTAGAAGCATCTAGCATTCCTGCCCAAGCACCGGCCGGGGTCTGAGCGGGACCACCTTTCCCAGGACAGAGGTGAGCCGGGCCGCCCGGGCTTCTGGCCCCGACCGCGACCGCGACCCCGACCTGGGAGGTTCTTTGGGCGCCGGGATTTGGGAGCGAGGTCGGGAGAGCTCAAGGTCGTGGGCTTGGGGGAacccttctccttccctctttctccgcGAGGTTCCCAGCCAGTCCCCGCCGCCTGgggaaggagagccacctgggCGCGGGTGTTCGCTCCGTGTGGATTGAGAAGGCCAAGACCTCTCCTGCCTTGAATCCGGGAGGGTCGGGCGCCTCGGGGCCAGTCACGGCTACCTCCCTGAGCCTAGTTGTTCTCACTGGGAAAGCGGGGCGGGGAATCCATAGAGGAAGCAATCCCGGTGGCGCCGACTGGGTGCTGGGTGGATAATGTCTGCTGCTCTGCCAGTCATTATCATCCGTGACCACCATGGCAAAGAGGATGGGGCTCCCACCTCAGATGATGGCACCCTCAGCTTCAGTGGCTCAGGCCTAGACCTTAAGAGTCAGCCTTGACcgcccccccccaacacacacacacacacacacacacacacacaccttttaaCTTTTTAACCCCTGAAGTAATGCCCCAGGAAATCCTGTCAGTTCCACCTTCACATTCTATCCAGAATCCGATCTCTCCTCACCAAGCCCGTGGCCACCACGGGGACCGCCATCATGCCCAACCTGGACAATGACAAGTGGCCTCCTTTTCGCTACTCCTGCTCTTGCCGCCTCCCCAGTTTTTCCTCACAGCTGTTGTCTTTGCCCTCTTTCTGTCCACCAACTGGTGGGGATCCCTGGAGCTCTGTCCCCTGCTTCCTTCTCCACCTCATCATGCCTCCAGCCTCTTCCCGAGCAAGCACACACAGTGACCATCTTCAGCCATCCCTCTGGGCTGAGGACCCCACAGCTGGATTCCCATCCCCGTCTTAGCTACAGCTCCCAAACTCGATAAAACCTCCCCTGGGTACCTCGAACTCACTATCTTCCCCCAACCTGCCACTGCGCAGCTTCCAGAGACTTGCAATGCCAGCGCCCTGACCTAATGCacctaaatatttcttgaatgaattcaTGGTGATTTACTAAAGTGAGTGCCTGCTGTGTGCCATCCCCCTCTGATTTGCAAGATAATCTACCTGATTACCTTGTTTATTGTCATTTATCACTGACAGGATATAATCCTCACCAGGGCAGCAGATTTTAATCTATTTTGTTCCCTGCCCTATCCCCAGCGCCccacacaatgcctggcacactgTAAGGCTCTTTAATTAATGAATAAGGATTAAATTCTTGTAAAAATACCTCATGGTCATCAGTGCCTTCTGTGCTCCTCACCTATTCCTGAAATATATTTTACTGATTTAGCTTGTTTACTGTTTTCctcccccactagaatgtaaCTTTCACAGAGGCTGGGATTTCTGGTCTATTTTTTTCCCACCTCTGTGTCTTGGCCACCCAGTAGGTAATCAATAAATGTATGTTGAATGATGAATAAATAAGGATTAAATTAGGTAGCTAGCATGCTACCTAATTTACTTACTTTCTTGGCTTATTATCAATCTCCACTTCTTTGAACATAAACTCCCTGAGGGTAGGCATGTAACTGCATGTACTGGATGACAGGACAGTGCTGGGCTGGGGTACAAGGGTACACAAAGCAGACAGAGTCCCCACCCTCCAGAAAGGGAGGTGGGGTCCTTTTCAGGGCAACAAAAGCTTTAAAATTAGGTcatggtgatagttgcacaactcAGTGAAGATACTAAAAAATACTTGAACTGTATGAACTTTGTGGTATGTAGATCATatcacaataataataaatccctGCCCTCACAGGGTTTATGTTGTAGAAGGGGGAGAAAGAGGCCATAAACAACAAACATTTCTTTAGCCCAGCAGAAGGTGATTAGCATAGGGGAGGCATTCAAGAAATGTTCATCCACTGACACCCAGCGTCCCCTTCCCCCAAATGATCTCGCCTAACCTCTCCCAGTGGTCTTTGTGCTCTTCCCACTTGCAGGGCCTGCGAGCCACGTCTCCTCTCCACGTCTCCTCCCCAGCCTGCCCTCTGGCAGCATGGCACTACCCACAAAGCCGAGCAGCCTCAACCTGGGCCTGGGCGCCTGGAACCTCGGCTCCCAGGAGGAGGGGCACAAGGCCCCGGCCCGCAGCCAGGGTGCCAGCCAGAAGCTGCCCGAGTACAAGGTGGCGGTGGTGGGTGCCAGCGGGGTGGGCAAGAGCGCACTGACCATCCAGCTGAACCACCAGTGCTTCGTAGAGGACCACGACCCCACAATCCAGGATTCCTACTGGAAGGAGGTGGCCCTGGACTCCGGGTCCTGCGTCCTGAACGTGCTGGATACGGCGGGGCAGGCGAATCACGGGGACCTGCGTGACCAGTGCGTGGCCATCAGTGACGGCGTGCTGGGGGTCTTCGCCCTTGATGACCCCTCCTCTCTCACCCAGCTGCAGCAGATGTGGGCCGCCTGGGGCCCTTCCCACACCCAGCCCCTCGTCCTGGTGGGCAACAAGTGCGACCTCGTGACCGCTGCCGGAGATGATCatgatgctgctgctgcttttgccCAGAGCTGGGGCACCCCGTTCGTGGAGGCCTCAGCCAAGACCCGCCAAGGGGTCGAGGAAGCCTTTTCCCTGCTCATCCAGGAGATCCAGAGGGTCCAGGAGGCCAGAGCTAAGGAGGTCGCAGCAAAGGCAGAGAGGGAGAGGGCCCGGGCCCAGAAGGCAACTTGCTGCTGTGGCTGCTCTGTGGCCTGAAGATCTCTGTCAAGAAAAGTGGCCCCTCCTTCACACCAAGGTGACGATTCCTTTGGCACgaatctcccccaccccccatgcggAGCAACTAGCTGCATGGGGGACCCCTTTGGAGCCTCAGGGATAGACCCCCCCCTCTTGGGGaaggttttcatttgtttttcctcctgtttaatggtggtggtggtgtgtcaGACAGAAATTTTGCACAAAATTAAACAAATGGTGTGCCTAAGTTTCAAAGCAGCCTCTGTGCCAAGTGTTGTCTGAGTTGGGGTAAGACTGGGTAGAATTGTGAGAATTCCTGTCACTCCAGAATTTGGGGGGAGCCCACTGGACGGCAGGCCGTGGTTTGGATGCAAGGGCTGTAGaggtgaacaagacagacaaaacATCCCTGTGGGaggtgaaggaaaagaaaagaaatagctcTGTAACAGAAGGTTAGTCACAAAAGGTTTGTATTAGGCAGGGAAGGGACTAATGCGTGGCAGTGATGCTGCTTACCAGGGAGGTCGGAGGCAAGTCTTGAgtaggtgacatttgagcaaaaactTGTAGACAgcggggaagaggggaag
Encoded here:
- the ERAS gene encoding GTPase ERas, coding for MALPTKPSSLNLGLGAWNLGSQEEGHKAPARSQGASQKLPEYKVAVVGASGVGKSALTIQLNHQCFVEDHDPTIQDSYWKEVALDSGSCVLNVLDTAGQANHGDLRDQCVAISDGVLGVFALDDPSSLTQLQQMWAAWGPSHTQPLVLVGNKCDLVTAAGDDHDAAAAFAQSWGTPFVEASAKTRQGVEEAFSLLIQEIQRVQEARAKEVAAKAERERARAQKATCCCGCSVA